The DNA sequence TCGATCGCGAGCCGCGCGTGCCCGGTCTTCGAGACCGCACCGTCGACGTAGTCGACCCCGTCGATCCGCATGGGCTCGAACAGGATGGGGGCCGCGGCCGAGGCCGCGACCGCCTGGGAGATCGCCGTGGGATCGCCCCGATATTCCCCGAAGACGTGGATTTCGCCGGTGTCGAGCTTGGTTGCGGGGATGAGGAGGCGGCTCCGAAGCCGCCGGAACTCGTTGGTCCGGCCGCCGGTGGTGAGCACGCGCCGGACGTAGGCTTCGATGCCCTCGACGGAAAGGAGCCCGGCAGGTAGGTGGTTCAGGAGGGAGGACAAGGTGTCGAGGACGAGCGCCTCTCCCCAGTTGGTCCACAGGTGATGAGCGATGCCCGGCAGAGCGGCCGCGAGCCGCGGAACGGTGGCGAGGTGGCTGCGCCAGGGGATCGAGAGGACCTGCGAGCCGGTGAGATGGGGCAGGGTACGGCGGTCGTGCTCGAGCGTGTCGCGGATGCGCGCCGGCGCGACGCCGTTGGCGACCAGGGCGGCGACGAACGCGCCCGCGCTCGTGCCGACGTAGAGGTCGAACTCGCGCACGGTCGCGTTCTCGAACAGGGCGTCGAGGGCCATGAGCGCGCCGACCTCGTAGAGGCCGCCGGTGATGCCCCCACCGGCGAGCAC is a window from the Candidatus Eisenbacteria bacterium genome containing:
- a CDS encoding patatin-like phospholipase family protein translates to MPNMLYGPVRRALVLAGGGITGGLYEVGALMALDALFENATVREFDLYVGTSAGAFVAALVANGVAPARIRDTLEHDRRTLPHLTGSQVLSIPWRSHLATVPRLAAALPGIAHHLWTNWGEALVLDTLSSLLNHLPAGLLSVEGIEAYVRRVLTTGGRTNEFRRLRSRLLIPATKLDTGEIHVFGEYRGDPTAISQAVAASAAAPILFEPMRIDGVDYVDGAVSKTGHARLAIERGARLVLLVNPLRPLVLDGATARPLRDGGVLTVAAQSFRIALHRRLREALKRHAYEHPDTDIVLLEPHHADVQLFDTPLMTYGLRHEVLRRGYRTTIKTIVAEYDRYAALFGRHGIRLASRDTIERRARRWARATRSASDAA